A portion of the Toxoplasma gondii ME49 chromosome VIIb, whole genome shotgun sequence genome contains these proteins:
- a CDS encoding hypothetical protein (encoded by transcript TGME49_259000~Predicted trans-membrane domain (TMHMM2.0):96-119:173-196), with translation MEKHPADSADFARSCWTFPLDAGVSSARSRGNLPPPASLPSPPGFAFTESAASAAPAAASQSLPATSRVDAVRRQHLLAKKGWEIAISPAKNLAMNFFMIYMGGVNSSGIFGILILFYVLHSCFSSALSVRRVFGGIEQEREALRASSSSPSPSSSSSGDRRREAAQEANWSLGAVFFLQKTVYLLISLGGCLYVLNHCAKAGLLPLNSGDFIALIPEKRFSVVAVGGL, from the coding sequence ATGGAGAAGCATCCGGCGGACTCGGCAGATTTCGCTCGTTCCTGCTGGACCTTTCCGCTGGACGCGGGCGTCTCGTCAGCGCGTTCGCGGGGCAACCTTCCGCCGCCGgcttcgctgccttcgcctccggGATTCGCCTTCACAGAGTCTGCCGCGAGTGCCGCTCCTGCCGCTGCTTCGCAGAGTCTGCCCGCCACCTCGCGCGTCGACGCAGTCCGGCGCCAGCACCTCCTTGCCAAGAAAGGCTGGGAGATCGCGATTTCTCCCGCCAAGAATTTGGCCATGAACTTCTTCATGATTTACATGGGCGGTGTGAACTCGAGCGGCATCTTTGGCATCCTCATCCTCTTCTACGTCCTCcacagctgcttctcctccgctctcAGCGTCCGACGCGTTTTCGGTGGGATCGAACAAGAACGAGAGGCGCTCcgtgcgtcttcctcctctccctcaccctcttcttcctcctcgggGGACCGCAGACGCGAGGCTGCGCAAGAGGCGAACTGGAGTCTGGGcgccgtcttctttctgcagaaaacgGTGTATCTCCTCATCAGCCTCGGCGGATGCCTGTACGTCTTGAATCACTGCGCGAAGGCTGGCCTCTTGCCTCTCAACAGCGGAGACTTCATCGCGTTGATTCCAGAGAAACGATTCTCCGTTGTCGCCGTGGGGGGGCTGTAG
- a CDS encoding hypothetical protein (encoded by transcript TGME49_258980~Signal peptide predicted by SignalP 2.0 HMM (probability 0.526) with cleavage site probability 0.117 at residue 75) codes for MMGVPPATGGSLASGEARSLPSPSSSSFSSSFASSASASEPAAASSAASASGQQGAAAAQTTGGQSSLSASVASSLPDKDHVCQLLLDLCVLEKREAALADLSKRREQYPDLAPLLWHSFGTIAAILQEIIAIYPCLSPPTLTAAASNRVCNSLALLQCVASHPDTRQAFLNAHIPLFLYPFLNTVSKTRPLEYLRLTSLGVVGALVKIDDAEVINFLLQTEIIPLCLRIMETGSELSKTVATFIVQKVLLDDVGLSYICATAERFYAVSTVLCNMVSSLAECPPARLLKHVIRCYLRLTDNDRAREALKQCLPDALKDATFHAALQDEPLTKKWLLQLLQAVAPSEVHNAAAVQS; via the exons ATGATGGGCGTTCCTCCGGCGACAGGCGGCAGCCTGGCCTCTGGCGAAGCGCGAAGTTTGCCGAGTCCATCCagctcttcgttttcttcgtccttcgcttcttcggcctCAGCTTCAGagcctgctgctgcttcgaGCGCCGCGAGTGCGTCTGGCCAGCAGGGCGCTGCCGCTGCGCAGACCACCGGAGGCCAGTCTTCACTGTCGGcctccgtcgcctcttcgcttcccgaCAAAGATCATGTTTGCCAGCTTCTCCTCGACCTCTGCGTcctggagaaacgcgaagcgGCTCTTGCAGACCTCTCGAAAAGACGCGAGCAGTACCCCGACCTCGCTCCCCTGTTGTGGCACAGCTTCGGCACCATTGCCGCGATTCTGCAGGAAATCATCGCCATCTA tccgtgtctctcgcctcccaCCTTGACTGCTGCGGCCTCGAACCGCGTCTGCAACTCCCTCGCGCTTCTGCAGTGTGTCGCGTCTCATCCAGATACGCGACAGGCGTTTCTCAACG CGCACATTCCGCTGTTCCTCTACCCGTTTCTGAATACTGTCTCCAAGACCCGGCCTCTCGAGTATCTTCGGCTGACATCGCTCGGGGTCGTCGGAGCTTTGGTTAAGATCGACGACGCAGAAGTTATcaactttcttctccagactGAAATCATTCCGCTGTGTCTGCGAATCATGGAGACAGGCTCGGAGCTCTCCAAAACG GTCGCGACGTTCATCGTCCAAAAGGTTTTGCTCGACGACGTCGGTCTGTCGTACATTTGCGCGACGGCGGAGCGGTTCTACGCCGTCAGCACTGTGCTGTGCAACATGGTCTCTTCGCTCGCAGAGTGCCCGCCTGCCCGACTGTTGAAACACGTCATTCGCTGCTACCTCAGATTGACCGACAACGACCGGGCGCGGGAAGCTCTCAAACAATGCTTGCCAGACGCTCTCAA AGACGCGACGTTTCACGCAGCGTTGCAAGACGAGCCTCTGACGAAAAAATGGCTGCTCCAGCTTCTCCAGGCAGTTGCCCCGAGCGAGGTCCACAACGCCGCAGCTGTGCAGTCTTGA
- a CDS encoding bromodomain-containing protein (encoded by transcript TGME49_258990), producing the protein MEPPPLPPLSQGVRDPDSSASFASSSGSTGSLPRHLKRKFAGIIDACRRCKDFHLFLEPVDVVAMECPTYYDLIKHPMDLTTMEEKLRNNAYSTEDDFLRDMILIFTNCRLFNRPGNPAGDFVLSLCAKSADKFVEEWCKFLKDGNKSAKAIRAFVDFFKAQVGEKPTEVPQEERDPCKEAKEPPDAAPGKEKKGRQSRTHALPSVCPAEVSQSEKKQEKVGERNATEPSATSSQAETGSSSCSPTEAAVSQQSSSAQDSLSSGSASLPSSADPAKKDSKSALDASPSAFSAAVSTSHPSLSSNVSPLTVESHALSSPLPHTTDSSSLLHASLSSPSAPSESPSPAFPAFPSSAVSLGGRETVGDSKASVRDQGTKLETWTSDSGKAGERGLHASLKGNPFLSGCAKTWQVYCKDYMVRPLKSDRYGYLFGTPVMSSAELPQAVKENYSKIISRPMDYGTIWTKLSSRCYEHPDEFRDDVLLVFDNCMTFNPRHDEECGWLHEVALRQKEKFLEKWRRWSPKVFAAFKQQKQAESVLRSPLIQPQTSFSSSSVSSSSPSASSSSSSSSSSSSLQRVKEGQVPQQEGSGEKPKAAERPETPEGGGKRETGKGERPRGIVDSSTYRTLVTDIFGEEALDDEVSSRNEEVPADASLPSPSPVTPDVSLALPLASSLPACESISLSSPAAPTQEREEQMSSPLPPPSSSSSSLSSSSSSSLSSSSSSSLSSSSSSLSSSSSSLSSSSSSSLSSSVSSSSFVSSSSFVSSSSCLSSSSSSLPEARGAPCVANVVGLLATDQRSASVGGAEEGAQGVGPATNEGFSVAAEGQNELEKAALGSGVRGSVAVALDESAGRREENVSEPLSSSFSSQGGDAETGSPHFAPEAEARAHMRSKEKKKEKKEKKEKKEKKEKKEKRHSDRKARRRGSSDGGDDGAFFPPSLQPFPGHPPACPENDQAIQLPADVIPIPQPTASAPALSCTLSSTLSSTLSSAVSSSLSSSLSASGEPQASLHPSGPPFPLSPLGGNSSSVSEDGGVSSGLSAGDKGVSELLDQKQVPPDKVGPLDVRDDQKVAASVPNSTVRFPPSPSSLRISLAAVSAASTCAAPAVQTPEEAPGQQVLLLGWRPTEGDKVFGPRDERKKTSLGDGSDMLQYLVTRNTFMKTEREREAAHKSSASVSSSSPPSSAPHPDPKPVSQAVSAPGSESSVVFPKIRFSVKPPSEARSRDAASASALSSSAFESKCEQGCGRQGESDMSARRSALSCWFALADERNSEVEDTERKSEEREGLSGMDGCSGTGRKRKFPQNGERASHRKSACATARGLLRLRIPYSSDLSNFSPSERAGLSLRLRASSFSLLPRSPLPPKLAASSPSLLSSPSPSPSSSPFAPSLSSSLSSVGGSLWCQEETFELGGVESVACGRPVCLTRLAFLAFRDSLVRHSESEARRHCAESSEDEHALDIFLAFHLRQPSLPVASLKAAAAGAGLSELLGCVRRMTQEERRRENREGGERCGGESGGPVPREAETDLEEREGDAEELWGEAGGLLAMAEEERKALSTLAAAISDASPFLPVSSSSEASFSFLPSPVHGELAEKRLRFLARLRQLVETGEGRELSLSSQESRGSARLCGDAEWRCPAVCLDAALLSDQEEAETARGQLASDAVREERPGGGACSDGGETSESSRCDRDRGERSAAAATVRESSLSQTANGLMIFPPRQFHLHDASCVLWRYAVTTHSFPFMGHLQLQVLSVHLLHFSQSPLSSLTFSVFESLPASPFRAQVSRHQGEEESEGGDSPPAALPLPLSVALLPRTRGRTSCQDSSLQVHLKSLVHTAQN; encoded by the exons ATGGagcctcctcctcttccccctctctcgcAGGGGGTACGCGATCCGgactcctctgcttctttcgcttcctcctctggcTCCACTGGGTCGCTGCCTCGCCACTTGAAGCGGAAGTTTGCAGGGATaatcgacgcatgcagacgctgcAAAGATTTccatctcttcctcgagcCCGTTGACGTCGTCGCGATGGAATGTCCAACCTACTACGATCTAATAAAACATCCAATGGACCTGACGACGATGGAGGAAAAACTCAGAAACAACGCTTACAGCACTGAGGACGACTTCCTCCGAGATATGATTCTCATCTTCACGAACTGCAGGCT CTTCAATCGGCCGGGGAACCCCGCAGGGGACTTTGTCTTGTCACTGTGCGCGAAGTCTGCAGACAAGTTCGTCGAGGAGTGGTGCAAGTTCTTGAAGGATGGAAACAAGTCTGCAAAGGCGATTCGAGCTTTCGTCGACTTCTTCAAAGCACAAGTGGGGGAAAAGCCAACAGAAGTTCctcaggaagaaagagatcCATGcaaggaggcgaaagagcCCCCAGACGCAGCCcctggaaaagagaagaaaggcagacagagCAGAACGCATGCTCTGCCGAGTGTCTGTCCAGCCGAGGTCTctcagagcgagaagaagcaagagaaggtCGGGGAAAGGAATGCGACAGAGCCGAGCGCAACTTCCTctcaagcagagacaggctcGAGCTCCTGCTCTCCGACAGAAGCAGCAGTGTCTCAGCAGTCTTCTTCAGCACAAGATTCTCTGTCCTCCGGATCCGCGTCTCTACCTTCTTCTGCTGacccagcgaagaaggatTCAAAGTCTGCTCTGGACGCATCTccgtctgctttctccgctGCGGTTTCGACATCCCacccttcgctttcttccaaCGTCTCCCCTCTGACAGTGGAATCGCACGCCCTCTCTTCACCTCTTCCCCACACGACGgattcctcttctctccttcacgcatctctctcttctccttctgctccttccgAATCCCCTTCACCCGCTTTtcctgcctttccttcttctgcagtttccttggggggaagagagacagtcgGAGACTCGAAGGCGTCTGTTCGGGACCAAGGCACCAAGTTGGAGACTTGGACCAGTGACAGCGGaaaagcgggagaaagaggtTTACATGCCTCTTTGAAAGGAAATCCGTTCCTCTCAGGCTGCGCGAAAACCTGGCAGGTCTACTGCAAAGATTAT ATGGTCCGACCTCTGAAGAGCGACCGGTATGGGTACCTCTTCGGAACTCCTGTGATGTCTTCTGCCGAGCTTCCGCAAGCCGTCAAGGAGAACTACTCCAAAATCATTTCTCGACCGATGGACTACGGCACAATCTGG ACAAAGCTCAGCTCTCGCTGCTACGAGCACCCTGACGAGTTCCGTGACGACGTTCTTCTA GTCTTTGATAATTGCATGACGTTCAATCCGCGACACGACGAAGAATGCGGCTGGCTGCATGAAGTCGCTTTgcggcagaaagagaagttcTTGGAGAAGTGGAGGCGCTGGTCCCCGAAAGTCTTTGCCGCGTTCAAGCAACAAAAGCAGGCTGAATCTGTTCTTCGCTCCCCTCTGATCCAGCCGCagacttccttctcttcttcttctgtttcgtcctcttctccttccgcgtcttcctcttcttcgtcttcctcttcctcttcttctctgcagagggTGAAAGAAGGTCAAGTGCCTcaacaggaaggaagcggggagaagccgaaggcAGCGGAGCGtccagagacaccggaaggagggggaaaacgagagacgggcaaaggagaaagaccGCGAGGAATTGTCGACAGCTCGACGTACAG GACGCTTGTCACGGACATctttggagaagaagcgttAGATGATGAGGTGTCTTCCCGGAATGAGGAGGTCCCTGCCGACGCCTCgcttccgtcgccttctccagtgACTCCAGACGTTTCTCTGGCTCTTCCCctcgcctcgtctcttcctgcttgTGAAAGcatttctctgtcctctcccgCCGCTCCAACTCAAGAACGTGAGGAACAGATGTCCtcacctcttcctcctccctcgtcttcttcttcttctctctcgtcttcgtcttcgtcttctctctcgtcttcgtcttcgtcttctctctcgtcttcgtcttcttctctctcgtcttcgtcttcttctctctcgtcttcgtcttcttcttctctctcttcttctgtttcgtcttcttcttttgtttcgtcttcttcttttgtttcgtcttcttcttgtctgtcgtcctcgtcttcttctctgcctgaagcgagaggagcgcCTTGTGTGGCGAACGTCGTCGGACTTCTTGCGACGGACCAGCGGAGTGCGTCTGTCGGCGGCGCGGAGGAAGGCGCACAAGGCGTAGGTCCAGCGACGAACGAAGGCTTTTCAGTCGCAGCGGAAGGGCAGAACGAGCTGGAGAAGGCAGCGCTTGGGAGCGGAGTGAGAGGTTCCGTGGCTGTTGCGCTCGACGAGTCTGCagggcggagagaagagaacgttTCGGaacctctgtcttcttccttctcctcccagGGAGGCGACGCGGAGACGGGCAGTCCTCACTTTGCCCCCGAGGCTGAAGCACGCGCTCACATGCggtcgaaggagaagaagaaagagaagaaggagaagaaggagaagaaagagaagaaagagaagaaggagaaaagacactCAGACCGCAAAGCGAGACGTCGAGGCAGTTCAGATGGAGGCGACGACGGCGCGTTCTTCCCGCCGTCTCTGCAACCCTTTCCAGGTCACCCTCCCGCTTGTCCTGAGAACGACCAAGCCATTCAACTGCCTGCAGACGTCATTCCGATTCCTCAACCTACAGCCTCTGCGCCGGCTCTCTCTTGTACTCTCTCTTCTACTCTCTCTTctactctctcttctgctgtgtcttcttctctttcttcttctctttctgcttcagGGGAGCCACAAGCATCCCTGCATCCGTCGGgtcctccgtttcctctgtctccactggGAGGAAACTCGTCGTCGGTCTCTGAAGACGGTGGCGTTTCATCGGGTCTCTCCGCAGGCGACAAGGGCGTCTCTGAGCTCCTCGATCAAAAACAAGTTCCGCCAGACAAAGTCGGTCCGCTCGATGTGCGAGACGATCAGAAAGTCGCTGCCTCGGTCCCGAACTCCACCGTTCGctttccgccttctccctcctccctcAGAATTTCTCTCGCGGCAGTCTCTGCGGCTTCGACATGCGCTGCGCcggctgtacagacacctgaggAGGCGCCTGGCCAGCAggttctcctcctcggctGGCGGCCGACAGAGGGCGACAAAGTCTTTGGCCCGCGAGACGAG aggaagaaaacctCTCTGGGAGACGGCAGTGACATGCTTCAGTATCTCGTGACGAGGAATACTTTCATgaagacagagcgagaaagggaggCCGCGCACAAgtcttctgcttccgtctcctcctcttctcctccctcttctgcgcctcATCCAGATCCGAAACCGGTCTCTCAGGCAGTTTCGGCACCTGGAAGCGAGTCTTCTGTTGTCTTTCCAAAAATCCGCTTCTCTGTGAAACCTCCCTCTGAAGCTCGCTCTCGCGACGCAGCGTCTGCTTCAGctctttcttcatctgccTTCGAAAGCAAGTGTGAACAAGGCTGtgggagacagggagagagtgACATGTCGGCGAGACGGTCGGCGCTCTCCTGCTGGTTTGCGCTGGCAGACGAGCGCAACAGCGAAgtggaagacacagaaaggaagagcgaggagagagaaggccttTCTGGAATGGATGGCTGCAGCGGgacggggagaaaaaggaagttTCCccaaaacggagagagagcctCACATCGgaaatctgcatgcgccacgGCCCGgggccttctgcgtctccgcatCCCGTACAGCTCTGACCTCTCAAACTTCTCTCCCTCGGAGCGAGCAGGCCTTTCGTTGAG ACTCCGAGCGTCGtcgttctcgcttctccctagatctcctcttcctccaaaACTCgcagcgtcttctccttctcttctttcttctccctcgccttctccgtcttcttctcctttcgctccgtcgctttcgtcttctttgtcttcagTTGGAGGAAGTTTGTGGTGTCAAGAGGAGACGTTCGAACTGGGGGGTGTGGAGTCTGTCGCCTGCGGGAGACCCGTGTGTCTCACGCGGCTTGCgttcctcgcgtttcgcgATTCGCTGGTGCGACacagcgagagcgaggcgagaagacaTTGCGCGGAAAGCAGCGAGGACGAACATGCTTTAGAcatcttcctcgctttccatCTTCGTCAGCCAAGCTTGCCGGTGGCCTCTCTGAAGGCGGCGGCCGCGGGCGCTGGGTTGTCGGAGCTTCTCGGCTGCGTTCGCCGCATGacgcaggaggagagaaggcgagaaaaccgggagggaggagagcgcTGCGGCGGTGAATCCGGCGGTCCAGTcccgagagaggcagagacagacctggaagagcgagaaggagatgcCGAAGAACTGTGGGGAGAGGCGGGTGGCCTGCTTGCGATggcggaagaggagcgaAAGGCTCTTTC GACACTCGCCGCAGCGATCTCAGacgcctcgcctttcctcccagtttcttcttcgtctgaggcatctttttcttttcttccttctcccgtcCACGGAGAGCTCGCGGAGAAGCGCCTCAGATTCCTTGCGCGTCTGCGCCAGCTGGTagagacaggcgagggaagagaacTCTCGTTGTCCTCTCAGGAGAGTCGAGGGTCTGCGCGCCTCTGTGGAGACGCCGAATGGCGGTGTCCAGCTGTTTGTTTAGACGCCGCGCTTCTTTCAGATcaagaggaagcggagacggcgaggggACAGCTCGCATCGGACGCagtgcgagaagaaaggcctggagggggcgcatgcagcgatgGCGGGGAGACCTCAGAGTCGAGCcggtgcgacagagacaggggagagagaagcgcggctGCTGCCACTGTGCGCGAAAGCAGCTTAAGTCAGACAGCAAACGGATTGATGATCTTTCCTCCCCGACAATTCCATCTCCACGAT GCTTCATGCGTTCTGTGGCGATACGCCGTCACAACGCACTCATTTCCTTTCATGGGTCACCTGCAGCTTCAGGTGCTTTCTGtccatcttcttcatttctcccagtcgcctctttcgtctctcaccTTCAGCGTCTTCGAGTCTCTCCCGGCAAGTCCCTTCCGCGCTcaggtgtctagacaccagggggaggaggagagcgaaggaggagacagtcccCCCGCGgctcttccgcttcctctctccgtcgctctcctGCCGCGAACGCGGGGGAGAACAAGCTGTCAAGATAGCTCCCTTCAAGTCCATCTAAAAAGTCTAGTACACACCGCACAAAATTAA